From Streptomyces sp. CMB-StM0423, a single genomic window includes:
- a CDS encoding helicase-associated domain-containing protein produces MTTGNPARTLAEELRGRPDTALAELLRARPDLLTPVPGDLTQLATRAGTRASVVRALERLDRFTQQTAQALAIAPDPCPYDVLAGLMGDEPGTVAALPRAVAELRAQALVWGDDQRLRLVRTARELLTPQASGSATGLGPAAAEVAMGMSPGRLQQVLANAGLPTTHDPVSAVESLTALFSDPKRMADLLDQAPAEAVTVLGRLTWGPPYGTVSAQPPAHVRWLLDRGLLLPTAPGSVLLPREVALHLRDGRAHRSVAAVPPEPVAAGTYGMRIVDATAAGQAAVAVETVEELLGQWATASPPVLRAGGLAVRDLKRTATALDVAEPQAAFWVELAYGAGLLASDGGTDERYAPTPAYDEWLALPAAERWAELAAAWLAATRTPGLAGGRDGKGRALSALGEGLDRGAAPEVRRAVLALLAGLPEGTAATPDSVVARLRWERPPRGGPAAAGEEEDLRTRLARWTLAEAELLGVTGRGALATHGRALLSSPEEGAGPPPAPPEADTPDAATPPPPRTRPRVGSPSDNHLAPPPATSTDAPERPATPAEARAAALRAAGALAPHLPPPVDHVLLQADLTAIAPGPLKRELAAVLGVLAEVESKGGATVYRFTQGSVRRALDAGRSAAELHDFLTAHSRTPVPQPLSYLIDDVARKHGRLRIGAAGAYLRCDDDALLAEIVADRRSEELRLRHLAPTVLVSPTPPDVLLARLRAMGYAPAAESPDGAVLIARAAAHRTPPRTPPAPVPDGPPAPDTTLLAAAVRAVRAGDRAATAPLRTPQAPQDPQDSQAPRTPRAPSTPQAPGGLPRTPAAETLAVLQAAVLGNAAVWIGYVNADGAASQRVIAPVRVEGGYVTAYDHTADEVRTYPLHRITGAAELADDPT; encoded by the coding sequence ATGACGACCGGCAACCCCGCCCGGACCCTCGCCGAGGAGCTCCGCGGCCGACCGGACACCGCGCTGGCCGAGCTGCTCCGCGCCCGGCCCGATCTGCTCACCCCCGTACCGGGTGACCTGACCCAACTCGCCACCCGCGCAGGCACCCGCGCCTCCGTCGTCCGCGCGCTGGAACGGCTCGACCGGTTCACGCAGCAGACCGCACAGGCACTCGCGATCGCGCCCGACCCGTGCCCGTACGACGTGCTGGCCGGGCTGATGGGCGACGAGCCCGGCACCGTGGCCGCGCTGCCGCGCGCCGTCGCGGAGCTGCGGGCGCAGGCGCTGGTGTGGGGGGACGACCAGCGGCTGCGGCTGGTGCGTACGGCGCGGGAGCTGCTGACGCCGCAGGCGTCCGGGTCGGCGACCGGCCTGGGGCCCGCCGCCGCGGAGGTGGCGATGGGCATGTCGCCGGGGCGGCTGCAGCAAGTACTGGCGAACGCGGGGCTGCCGACGACACATGACCCCGTCTCGGCCGTGGAGTCGCTGACGGCGCTCTTCTCCGACCCGAAGCGGATGGCTGACCTGCTGGACCAGGCGCCGGCGGAAGCCGTGACGGTGCTGGGGCGGCTGACGTGGGGCCCGCCGTACGGGACGGTGTCGGCGCAGCCGCCGGCGCACGTGCGGTGGCTGCTGGACCGGGGGCTGCTGCTGCCGACCGCGCCGGGCAGCGTGCTGCTGCCGCGCGAGGTGGCGCTGCACCTGCGCGACGGGCGGGCGCACCGGAGCGTGGCGGCGGTGCCGCCGGAGCCGGTCGCGGCCGGGACGTACGGGATGCGGATCGTCGACGCGACGGCCGCCGGGCAGGCGGCGGTGGCGGTCGAGACGGTCGAGGAGCTGCTCGGCCAGTGGGCGACGGCGAGCCCGCCGGTGCTGCGGGCGGGCGGTCTGGCCGTACGGGACCTGAAGCGGACGGCGACGGCGCTGGACGTCGCGGAGCCGCAGGCGGCGTTCTGGGTGGAACTGGCCTACGGGGCCGGGCTGCTGGCCTCCGACGGGGGGACTGACGAACGGTACGCGCCGACGCCCGCGTACGACGAGTGGCTGGCGCTGCCGGCGGCCGAGCGGTGGGCGGAGCTGGCGGCGGCGTGGCTGGCGGCGACGCGGACGCCGGGGCTGGCCGGCGGCCGGGACGGCAAGGGCCGGGCGCTGTCGGCGCTGGGCGAGGGCCTGGACCGCGGCGCGGCACCGGAGGTGCGCCGCGCGGTGCTGGCGCTGCTCGCGGGGCTCCCGGAGGGCACGGCGGCGACGCCGGACTCGGTGGTGGCCCGGCTCCGCTGGGAACGCCCCCCGCGCGGCGGCCCCGCGGCGGCGGGCGAGGAGGAGGACCTGCGCACGCGGCTGGCCCGCTGGACGCTGGCGGAGGCGGAACTCCTGGGCGTCACGGGCCGCGGCGCCCTGGCCACCCACGGACGCGCCCTGCTGAGCTCCCCGGAGGAGGGCGCAGGCCCACCGCCGGCCCCGCCGGAGGCGGACACCCCCGACGCCGCAACCCCACCTCCCCCGCGCACCCGCCCAAGGGTAGGCAGCCCCTCCGACAACCACCTCGCTCCACCCCCCGCCACCAGCACCGACGCCCCGGAGCGCCCCGCCACCCCCGCCGAAGCCCGTGCCGCCGCGCTCCGGGCCGCAGGGGCGCTCGCGCCGCACCTTCCCCCGCCCGTCGACCACGTGCTGCTGCAGGCCGACCTCACCGCCATCGCCCCCGGCCCCCTCAAGCGCGAACTCGCCGCCGTGCTCGGCGTGCTCGCCGAGGTCGAGTCCAAGGGCGGCGCCACCGTCTACCGCTTCACCCAGGGCTCCGTACGCCGCGCCCTCGACGCCGGACGGTCCGCCGCCGAGCTGCACGACTTCCTCACCGCCCACTCCCGCACCCCCGTGCCGCAGCCGCTCAGCTACCTCATCGACGACGTCGCCCGCAAGCACGGCCGGTTGCGGATCGGCGCCGCCGGCGCGTATCTGCGCTGCGACGACGACGCGCTCCTCGCCGAGATCGTCGCCGACCGGCGCTCCGAGGAGCTGCGGCTGCGCCACCTCGCGCCCACCGTCCTCGTCTCCCCCACCCCGCCCGACGTGCTGCTGGCCCGGCTCCGCGCGATGGGCTACGCGCCCGCCGCCGAGTCGCCCGACGGCGCCGTCCTCATCGCGCGCGCCGCCGCGCACCGCACCCCGCCCCGTACGCCGCCCGCGCCCGTCCCCGACGGCCCGCCCGCCCCCGACACCACCCTCCTCGCGGCGGCCGTCCGCGCCGTACGCGCCGGGGACCGCGCCGCCACCGCTCCCCTCCGGACCCCCCAGGCACCCCAAGACCCACAGGACTCGCAAGCACCCCGGACCCCGCGAGCCCCGAGCACCCCGCAAGCCCCCGGCGGCCTCCCCCGCACCCCCGCCGCCGAGACCCTCGCCGTCCTCCAGGCCGCCGTCCTCGGCAACGCCGCCGTCTGGATCGGCTACGTCAACGCCGACGGCGCCGCCAGCCAGCGCGTCATCGCCCCCGTCCGCGTCGAAGGTGGCTACGTCACCGCGTACGACCACACCGCAGACGAGGTACGCACCTACCCCCTCCACCGCATCACCGGCGCCGCGGAACTCGCCGACGACCCCACCTGA
- a CDS encoding DUF3027 domain-containing protein — translation MRGAAVRSRVTPDQQCADAVDLARAAAEEAAGAEQIGGHIGVTADDTRVVTHLFECRLPGYRGWRWAVTVARASRARTVTLDETVLLPGPDALLAPEWVPWNERLRPGDLGPGDLLPTEAEDLRLEPGLAVGDEELEPAEPAEAAAAEAAAAEGVGEAGAGAAEGTGGTEAGPAAAAAPGGVPRRAEIGAVADELGMTRHRVLSRYGLHSAADRWEDEYGPKTPMAQAAPASCVSCGFLMPIAGSLRRAFGVCANEYSPADGHVVSLAYGCGGHSEAAVMPKPIEPAPPVLDTMGADPT, via the coding sequence GTGCGCGGCGCCGCGGTGCGCAGCCGCGTCACCCCCGACCAGCAGTGCGCCGACGCCGTCGACCTCGCCCGTGCGGCGGCCGAGGAGGCCGCGGGCGCGGAGCAGATCGGCGGGCACATCGGCGTCACCGCCGACGACACGCGCGTGGTGACCCACCTCTTCGAGTGCCGGCTGCCCGGCTACCGAGGCTGGCGCTGGGCGGTGACCGTCGCGCGGGCGTCCCGCGCGCGGACGGTCACGCTTGACGAAACGGTGCTGCTGCCAGGCCCTGACGCGCTGCTGGCGCCGGAGTGGGTGCCGTGGAACGAGCGGCTGCGCCCCGGCGACCTGGGTCCCGGCGACCTGCTGCCGACGGAGGCCGAGGACCTGCGGCTGGAGCCGGGCCTCGCGGTCGGCGACGAGGAGCTGGAGCCGGCCGAGCCGGCCGAGGCCGCAGCCGCCGAGGCCGCAGCCGCGGAGGGCGTCGGCGAGGCCGGCGCGGGTGCCGCGGAGGGCACCGGGGGCACGGAGGCCGGTCCGGCCGCCGCGGCGGCGCCCGGCGGCGTACCGCGGCGCGCGGAGATCGGCGCCGTCGCCGACGAACTGGGCATGACCCGCCACCGCGTGCTCTCCCGCTACGGCCTGCACAGCGCCGCGGACCGCTGGGAGGACGAGTACGGCCCCAAGACGCCGATGGCGCAGGCCGCGCCCGCGTCCTGCGTGAGCTGCGGCTTCCTCATGCCGATCGCGGGCTCCCTGCGCCGCGCCTTCGGCGTCTGCGCCAACGAGTACTCCCCGGCGGACGGCCACGTGGTCTCCCTCGCGTACGGCTGCGGCGGCCACTCGGAGGCGGCGGTGATGCCGAAGCCCATCGAGCCGGCACCGCCGGTGCTGGACACGATGGGCGCGGACCCCACGTAG
- a CDS encoding MFS transporter gives MTACAPAGFSPYGPACGHYGEVVEDRTAPAAGPLQQAGRAVGRAVRRPVVGAGRRIRRATDAQGAGESGLGRLMELHMVNAAGDMMITIALASTVFFSVPTDEARGRVALYLAITMAPFAVLAPVVGPLLDRIPHGRRAAMAGTMFARLVLALVLSGAVQTGDLSLYPAALGVLVCSKSYGVVRSAVVPRLLPRRISLVKANSRVTLAGLLATGIAAPVGGLLHFIGPGFPLYGAMVIFGFGVFLAFRMPPAVDSARGEGKAQLASGEEGRLRTTPKPGLRSVGPSVLYALQANSALRVLSGLMTLFLAFLLRDNPPGGLRPELALGMAAVAAGTGNALGSVIGSWLRSRGPEKLIAVLLTLALTTTVLAAVFYSLPLLICVAAMAGFAQSLAKLSLDALIQRDVPEYVRTSAFARSETVIQLSWVVGGAIGILLPLNGVGGMAAGAAVVAAGLAATVRGLLTAARHGTPHPRVA, from the coding sequence ATGACCGCATGCGCCCCCGCGGGGTTCTCGCCCTACGGTCCCGCATGCGGGCACTATGGCGAGGTGGTCGAAGACCGGACGGCACCCGCGGCCGGCCCGCTGCAGCAGGCGGGCCGGGCGGTCGGGCGTGCCGTGCGGCGGCCGGTGGTCGGCGCGGGCCGGCGGATCCGCCGGGCCACGGACGCGCAGGGCGCGGGGGAGTCGGGCCTCGGGCGGCTGATGGAGCTGCACATGGTCAACGCCGCCGGGGACATGATGATCACCATCGCGCTGGCGTCGACGGTGTTCTTCTCCGTGCCCACGGACGAGGCCCGCGGCCGGGTCGCGCTCTACCTGGCCATAACGATGGCGCCGTTCGCCGTGCTCGCCCCCGTCGTCGGCCCGCTGCTGGACCGGATCCCGCACGGCCGCCGCGCCGCGATGGCCGGCACGATGTTCGCGCGGCTGGTACTGGCGCTGGTGCTGTCGGGGGCGGTGCAGACGGGCGACCTGAGCCTGTATCCGGCGGCGCTCGGGGTGCTGGTGTGCTCCAAGTCGTACGGGGTGGTGCGCTCGGCCGTCGTGCCGCGGCTGCTGCCGCGGCGCATCTCCCTGGTGAAGGCCAACAGCCGGGTGACGCTCGCCGGCCTCCTCGCCACCGGCATCGCCGCACCGGTCGGCGGGCTGCTGCACTTCATCGGCCCCGGCTTCCCGCTGTACGGGGCGATGGTCATCTTCGGCTTCGGCGTCTTCCTGGCGTTCCGGATGCCGCCGGCGGTGGACTCGGCGCGCGGCGAGGGCAAGGCGCAGTTGGCGTCGGGCGAGGAGGGCCGGCTGCGGACGACGCCGAAGCCGGGGCTGCGCTCCGTAGGCCCCTCGGTGCTGTACGCGCTCCAGGCCAACTCCGCGCTGCGGGTGCTGTCGGGGCTGATGACGCTCTTCCTGGCGTTCCTGCTGCGCGACAACCCGCCGGGCGGCCTGCGGCCGGAGCTGGCGCTCGGCATGGCGGCGGTCGCCGCCGGCACGGGCAACGCGCTGGGCTCGGTCATCGGCTCCTGGCTGCGCTCGCGCGGGCCGGAGAAGCTGATCGCCGTGCTGCTGACGCTCGCCCTGACGACGACGGTGCTGGCGGCGGTCTTCTACTCGCTGCCGCTGCTGATCTGCGTCGCGGCGATGGCGGGGTTCGCGCAGTCGCTGGCGAAGCTGTCGCTGGACGCGCTGATCCAGCGGGACGTACCGGAGTACGTGCGTACGTCGGCGTTCGCGCGCTCCGAGACGGTGATCCAGTTGTCGTGGGTCGTGGGCGGCGCGATCGGCATCCTGCTGCCGCTGAACGGGGTCGGCGGCATGGCCGCGGGCGCGGCCGTCGTCGCCGCCGGGCTGGCCGCGACCGTACGAGGGCTGCTCACCGCGGCCCGGCACGGCACGCCGCACCCGCGCGTGGCCTGA
- a CDS encoding futalosine hydrolase — MVVAVAAEGEAVERGGRGYDVVIGGVGPAAAAAGAATALAAAPVPYDLVIAAGIGGGFAGVAPVGGVVVADEIVAADLGAETPDGFVPVTELGFGAVAHRPPPAAARAAAEAAGAVLGTVLTVSTVTGSAERTAELRRRHPRAAAEAMEGFGVAEAAARHGVPVLEIRAVSNAVGPRDRAAWRIPDALKALTAAFAALPDFGELPDFAAVPDLASRPDLAADDAPAADPTAAPAAADADDAATAPATDPAPPDGEEPR; from the coding sequence GTGGTCGTGGCCGTTGCCGCCGAGGGGGAGGCCGTCGAGCGGGGCGGGCGGGGGTACGACGTCGTGATCGGCGGCGTGGGGCCCGCTGCCGCAGCCGCGGGGGCCGCCACCGCGCTGGCCGCGGCGCCCGTTCCGTACGACCTCGTCATCGCCGCCGGCATCGGCGGCGGCTTCGCGGGCGTCGCGCCCGTGGGCGGGGTGGTCGTGGCGGACGAGATCGTCGCCGCGGACCTGGGGGCGGAGACGCCGGACGGGTTCGTGCCGGTCACCGAGCTGGGCTTCGGCGCCGTCGCGCACCGTCCGCCGCCGGCCGCGGCGCGGGCCGCGGCGGAGGCGGCCGGCGCGGTGCTGGGTACCGTGCTGACCGTGTCCACCGTCACCGGCTCCGCCGAGCGCACCGCCGAGCTGCGCCGCCGCCATCCGCGCGCCGCGGCCGAGGCGATGGAGGGCTTCGGCGTCGCCGAGGCCGCCGCCCGGCACGGCGTCCCGGTCCTGGAGATCCGCGCGGTGTCCAACGCCGTGGGCCCCCGCGACCGCGCCGCCTGGCGCATCCCGGACGCGCTGAAAGCCCTCACGGCCGCCTTCGCGGCCCTCCCCGACTTCGGCGAACTCCCCGACTTCGCCGCCGTACCCGACCTCGCGTCCCGCCCCGACCTCGCCGCGGACGACGCGCCGGCCGCGGATCCGACCGCCGCGCCCGCCGCCGCCGACGCCGACGACGCGGCCACCGCACCCGCCACCGACCCCGCCCCACCCGACGGAGAGGAGCCCCGATGA
- a CDS encoding 1,4-dihydroxy-6-naphthoate synthase, whose product MTSPSTPSGRLLRIAYSPCPNDTFVFHAWAHGLVPGAPPLDVTFADIHLTNGMAERGELDVLKVSYAVLPYVLDRYALLPCGGALGRACGPLVLTAGAQRPADLAGRTVAVPSERSTAYLLFRLWAAAEVPGGVGEVVVMPFHEIMPAVRDGKVDAGLVIHEARFTYQGYGLHCLADMGEHWEATTGLPIPLGAIVARRALGAETLHALAAATRTSVRMAWDDPEASRAYVMEHAQEMDPAVADQHIGLYVNEFTADLGGDGYAAVRGLLTRAAAEGLVPPVAPDALAFP is encoded by the coding sequence ATGACCTCGCCGAGCACCCCGAGCGGCCGGCTGCTCCGGATCGCCTACTCCCCCTGCCCCAACGACACCTTCGTCTTCCACGCCTGGGCCCACGGCCTCGTCCCCGGCGCCCCGCCCCTCGACGTCACCTTCGCCGACATCCACCTCACCAACGGCATGGCGGAACGCGGCGAGCTCGACGTGCTCAAGGTCTCCTACGCGGTCCTCCCCTATGTCCTCGACCGCTACGCCCTCCTCCCCTGCGGCGGCGCCCTCGGCCGGGCCTGCGGGCCCCTGGTGCTCACCGCCGGCGCGCAGCGCCCCGCCGACCTCGCCGGCCGCACCGTCGCCGTGCCCAGCGAGCGGTCGACGGCCTACCTGCTCTTCCGGCTCTGGGCCGCGGCGGAAGTGCCGGGCGGGGTCGGCGAGGTCGTCGTCATGCCGTTCCACGAGATCATGCCCGCCGTCCGCGACGGCAAGGTCGACGCCGGGCTCGTGATTCACGAGGCCCGCTTCACCTATCAGGGTTACGGCCTCCACTGCCTCGCCGACATGGGCGAGCACTGGGAGGCCACCACCGGCCTGCCCATCCCCCTCGGCGCCATCGTCGCCCGCCGCGCCCTCGGCGCCGAAACGCTGCACGCGCTCGCGGCCGCGACCCGCACCTCGGTACGGATGGCGTGGGACGACCCGGAGGCATCAAGGGCCTACGTGATGGAGCACGCGCAGGAGATGGACCCCGCCGTGGCGGACCAGCACATCGGCCTGTACGTCAACGAGTTCACCGCCGACCTCGGCGGGGACGGCTACGCGGCCGTGCGCGGTCTGCTCACCCGGGCGGCGGCGGAGGGCCTGGTGCCGCCCGTCGCCCCGGACGCGCTGGCGTTCCCGTAG
- a CDS encoding cold-shock protein — translation MPTGKVKWFNSEKGFGFLSRDDGGDVFVHSSVLPDGVETLRPGQRVEFGVVAGQRGDQALSVTLLDPTPSVAAAQRRKPDELASIVQDLTTLLESVTQQLERGRYPDKTHGRKIAGMLRAVADQLDV, via the coding sequence GTGCCTACCGGCAAAGTCAAGTGGTTCAACAGCGAGAAGGGCTTCGGCTTCCTCTCCCGCGACGACGGCGGTGACGTCTTCGTGCACTCGTCGGTGCTGCCGGACGGAGTGGAGACGCTCCGGCCGGGTCAGCGCGTCGAGTTCGGCGTGGTGGCCGGGCAGCGCGGCGACCAGGCGCTGTCCGTAACGCTGCTGGACCCCACCCCGTCGGTCGCGGCCGCGCAGCGGCGCAAGCCGGACGAGCTGGCGTCGATCGTGCAGGATCTGACGACGCTGCTGGAGAGCGTGACGCAGCAGCTCGAACGCGGCAGGTACCCGGACAAGACACACGGCCGCAAGATCGCCGGGATGCTCCGGGCCGTCGCCGATCAGTTGGACGTCTGA
- a CDS encoding HAD family hydrolase, with amino-acid sequence MTLIDSRPGIKAVYEALVTETGVYVDTDLVTSRLGPPVESELANWFPADRVAALGDRYRALYPDHGIAPTTALPGAAAAIAAVQAAGGRALVVTAKSRPLAKLHVDHLGLAPDAVVGGLWADAKAEALTEYGASAYVGDHVGDVAGARAARVLSVAVATGPCPEAELRAAGADVVLPDLTAFPGWLAEHRTGAARG; translated from the coding sequence ATGACCCTCATCGACTCCCGGCCCGGGATCAAGGCGGTGTACGAGGCGCTCGTCACCGAGACCGGCGTGTACGTCGACACCGACCTCGTGACCTCCCGCCTCGGCCCGCCGGTGGAGAGCGAGCTGGCCAACTGGTTCCCCGCCGACCGCGTGGCCGCCCTCGGCGACCGCTACCGCGCCCTCTACCCCGACCACGGCATCGCCCCCACCACCGCCCTGCCCGGTGCCGCCGCGGCCATCGCGGCGGTGCAGGCGGCGGGCGGCAGGGCGCTCGTGGTCACCGCCAAGAGCCGGCCGCTGGCGAAGCTGCACGTCGACCACCTGGGCCTGGCCCCGGACGCCGTGGTCGGCGGGCTGTGGGCGGACGCGAAGGCGGAGGCCCTGACGGAGTACGGGGCGTCGGCGTACGTCGGCGACCACGTCGGGGACGTCGCGGGGGCGCGGGCGGCGCGGGTGCTGTCGGTGGCGGTGGCCACCGGACCGTGCCCGGAGGCGGAGCTGCGGGCGGCGGGGGCGGATGTCGTGCTGCCGGACCTGACGGCGTTCCCGGGGTGGCTGGCGGAGCACCGGACGGGGGCGGCGCGCGGCTGA